From Polynucleobacter sp. MWH-Braz-FAM2G, a single genomic window includes:
- a CDS encoding C40 family peptidase: MSLKKVLLSKLMGLSICALVCVPAVAADSVAEASTEATVPKESMFQASKSYIARVSDRLADTVTGKSEELINRAMEVIGVRYRWDAELPQSGLDGSSFVGYVFKDKLGFLLPRKSTQMSRVGKPITREELQPGDLVFFNTMRLTFSHVGIYVGDNKFIHSPSKGTNVRVDDLGSLYWDKRFDGARRLDGSDSFNDPERQELMNEVKNLKRKSRSL; this comes from the coding sequence ATGTCACTAAAAAAAGTACTGCTTTCAAAATTAATGGGCTTGAGCATATGCGCTCTTGTTTGCGTTCCTGCAGTTGCAGCTGATTCTGTTGCTGAGGCTTCAACTGAAGCAACTGTGCCTAAGGAAAGCATGTTCCAGGCGAGTAAGTCTTACATTGCTCGTGTTTCTGACCGTTTGGCTGATACGGTCACAGGAAAGTCAGAAGAATTAATTAATCGCGCCATGGAAGTAATTGGCGTACGCTATCGTTGGGATGCGGAATTGCCTCAATCCGGCTTGGATGGCAGTAGTTTTGTTGGTTATGTATTTAAAGATAAGCTTGGTTTTTTACTGCCACGTAAATCTACTCAAATGAGTCGAGTTGGCAAGCCAATCACGCGTGAAGAATTGCAACCTGGCGATCTCGTGTTCTTTAATACAATGCGCCTCACTTTTTCTCACGTAGGCATTTATGTGGGCGATAACAAATTTATTCATTCTCCTTCAAAGGGAACGAATGTTAGGGTGGATGATCTCGGTAGCCTGTATTGGGATAAACGTTTTGATGGGGCACGACGTTTAGACGGTAGCGATAGCTTCAATGATCCTGAGCGCCAAGAGCTAATGAACGAAGTAAAAAACCTCAAGCGTAAATCACGTAGTCTTTAA
- a CDS encoding ABC transporter ATP-binding protein, giving the protein MSLLRYEDLSISFGAGRREKFAVKHLDLEIGIGERVALVGESGSGKTLTALAPLRLEPEGAKVTGRILWNAKDGKGPVDLLSMPIEDIRAIRGREIAMVFQEPMTALNPLFTIGNQIIEAVQIYEPLISKAAAIDAAIDLLRKTGIPEPERRIHAYPHQLSGGQRQRAMIAMALACKPRLLIADEPTTALDVSLRLQILDLLKELQEESKNDGGMGILLITHDLNLVKHFAQRVAVLHQGNLMEVGSTKQIFQHPEDPYTRALVNSEPVRAIAPLMPLAPALLKTEELSVAYPSAESGSWFKKAPLHKVLKKVSFTLKQGQTIGVIGESGSGKTTLGMAVLGLLGDSAAEVTGDVDVLGNDWQKLKPAERRAMRSSLQVIFQDPFGSLSPRMNILQIVSEGLDVHFPKLSAAEREARVVDMLKEVGIDRSALLRYPHEFSGGQRQRIAIARALILRPQILVLDEPTSALDVSIQKQVLALLTELQKKYNLAYLMISHDLAVIRAMSHEIMVLKGGKVIEFGDTEALIKHPRQTYTKELFAAAELT; this is encoded by the coding sequence GTGAGTTTGTTGCGCTATGAAGATCTGAGTATTTCTTTCGGAGCAGGGCGCCGAGAAAAGTTTGCCGTTAAACATCTCGATTTAGAAATCGGCATTGGTGAGCGAGTTGCCCTAGTGGGTGAATCTGGTTCAGGTAAGACCTTAACTGCACTTGCTCCTTTGCGCTTAGAGCCCGAAGGTGCAAAAGTCACTGGTAGGATTTTGTGGAATGCTAAGGATGGTAAAGGCCCAGTGGATTTGCTATCGATGCCTATTGAGGATATTCGAGCGATTAGAGGGCGTGAAATAGCCATGGTGTTTCAAGAGCCCATGACAGCGTTAAATCCGCTCTTTACAATCGGCAATCAAATTATCGAAGCGGTACAAATCTACGAGCCTCTGATATCGAAAGCGGCAGCAATCGATGCAGCCATCGATTTACTTAGAAAGACTGGAATTCCAGAACCAGAGAGGCGAATTCATGCTTATCCGCATCAACTATCTGGCGGGCAAAGACAGCGTGCAATGATTGCGATGGCCTTGGCTTGCAAGCCAAGACTGCTAATAGCAGATGAGCCGACCACGGCTTTAGATGTTAGCTTGCGGTTACAGATTTTGGATCTATTAAAAGAGCTCCAAGAAGAGTCTAAGAATGATGGTGGCATGGGAATTCTTTTGATTACCCATGACCTCAATTTGGTAAAGCATTTCGCGCAACGCGTTGCTGTTCTTCATCAAGGCAATTTGATGGAGGTAGGATCAACGAAACAAATATTTCAACATCCCGAAGATCCATACACGCGTGCATTAGTCAATAGCGAACCAGTTCGGGCAATTGCTCCTTTAATGCCTTTGGCCCCAGCGCTACTAAAAACTGAGGAATTATCGGTTGCATACCCCAGTGCAGAATCTGGCTCGTGGTTTAAAAAAGCGCCACTCCATAAAGTATTAAAAAAGGTTAGCTTTACATTAAAGCAAGGTCAAACTATCGGCGTCATTGGCGAATCTGGTTCTGGCAAGACAACCTTGGGTATGGCAGTGCTGGGTTTGTTGGGTGACTCGGCAGCCGAAGTCACTGGTGATGTAGATGTGCTTGGAAATGACTGGCAGAAACTGAAGCCTGCGGAACGACGTGCAATGCGTTCCAGTTTGCAGGTAATCTTTCAAGATCCTTTCGGATCACTATCGCCCCGCATGAATATATTGCAAATTGTTTCTGAAGGTCTTGACGTTCATTTTCCTAAGCTGTCAGCAGCAGAGCGCGAGGCGCGCGTGGTAGACATGCTCAAAGAAGTGGGAATCGATCGATCAGCACTACTCCGTTATCCACATGAGTTTTCGGGAGGGCAACGTCAGCGTATTGCGATTGCCCGTGCTTTGATCTTGCGCCCACAAATTTTGGTTTTAGATGAGCCGACTTCTGCATTGGATGTCTCGATTCAAAAGCAGGTTCTGGCTTTGTTGACTGAGTTACAGAAAAAATACAACTTAGCCTATTTGATGATTAGCCATGATTTGGCGGTGATCAGGGCAATGTCGCATGAAATCATGGTTCTGAAGGGGGGTAAGGTGATCGAGTTTGGTGATACTGAGGCCCTTATTAAGCATCCGCGTCAAACTTACACTAAGGAGCTTTTTGCGGCTGCTGAGTTGACTTAG
- the rimP gene encoding ribosome maturation factor RimP, producing the protein MKDQQVISAEVENLGYTLVDIEREARGLLRVTIENPDYERLITVLDCEKVSHQLSYTLPVENIPYERLEISSPGLDRPVKSAADYVRFTGMQVDLKLRVAVGNRKNFRGELQGLLSGELNSPDAKFGLVFEGADGQPSQLEFSLAEVDKTRLVPVIDFKGRKS; encoded by the coding sequence GTGAAGGATCAGCAGGTTATTTCTGCAGAGGTGGAAAACTTAGGCTACACGCTAGTGGATATTGAGCGTGAAGCCAGAGGTTTGCTGCGCGTCACGATTGAAAACCCAGATTACGAACGCTTAATTACTGTTTTGGACTGTGAAAAGGTAAGTCACCAATTGAGTTATACCTTGCCGGTTGAAAACATTCCTTATGAGCGTTTAGAGATTTCATCTCCAGGTTTGGATCGTCCTGTTAAAAGTGCTGCGGACTATGTGCGCTTTACTGGCATGCAAGTGGATTTGAAATTGCGTGTTGCAGTTGGCAATCGTAAAAATTTTCGTGGTGAGTTACAAGGTTTGCTGAGCGGTGAATTGAATTCACCAGATGCAAAATTTGGTTTGGTATTTGAGGGTGCTGATGGTCAGCCTTCTCAATTGGAGTTCTCTTTAGCCGAGGTCGATAAGACTCGGTTGGTCCCTGTTATTGATTTCAAAGGAAGAAAGTCATGA
- the scpB gene encoding SMC-Scp complex subunit ScpB — MDEHNKRVIETALLCAQEPLTVADMSRLFVEDISTADIDEALVELQRFWDNKGMELVHIATGWRFQSRLSMREYLDRLTPEKPPKYSRAVMETLAIIAYRQPVTRGEIEEIRGVAVSSNVMKQLEDRGWVEVIGHKETIGRPGLYATTKQFLDDLSLTNLQSLPILEDAAPMAAAEQLGQAVIEFDPSATVETVVIDTQSMEVNESEDAAVEVAELEITEVTEEETVIEDTEEVTPESEDNSGETK, encoded by the coding sequence ATGGACGAACACAATAAGCGCGTAATTGAAACAGCCCTCCTGTGCGCGCAGGAGCCACTCACCGTTGCTGATATGTCTCGTTTATTTGTTGAAGATATTTCAACGGCAGATATAGATGAGGCATTAGTTGAATTACAGCGCTTCTGGGATAACAAAGGCATGGAGCTAGTCCATATCGCTACAGGTTGGCGTTTTCAAAGCCGCCTTTCTATGCGTGAGTATTTGGATCGTTTGACTCCAGAAAAGCCTCCTAAGTATTCGCGCGCTGTGATGGAGACTTTGGCAATCATTGCTTATCGTCAGCCCGTTACTCGTGGAGAAATTGAAGAAATTCGTGGCGTAGCAGTTAGTAGCAATGTAATGAAGCAGTTAGAAGATCGCGGTTGGGTTGAGGTGATTGGCCACAAAGAAACAATAGGTCGTCCAGGTTTATATGCAACCACTAAGCAATTTTTGGATGATCTGAGTCTGACGAATTTACAAAGCTTGCCTATCTTGGAGGACGCAGCACCAATGGCTGCCGCAGAGCAATTAGGTCAAGCTGTAATTGAGTTTGATCCATCTGCAACCGTGGAAACAGTTGTCATTGATACGCAAAGCATGGAAGTCAATGAGAGTGAAGATGCGGCAGTAGAAGTTGCTGAATTAGAAATAACCGAAGTGACAGAAGAAGAAACGGTTATAGAAGACACCGAAGAAGTTACCCCCGAGTCTGAAGATAATTCAGGCGAAACAAAATAA
- the rluB gene encoding 23S rRNA pseudouridine(2605) synthase RluB codes for MTSSNENDSSPVVNPSATPSNSDSAPSNAEGAKFEGGERGERRPRRQGTGKHPFNKKRPFNKDRPRREGGDTNGPREGNGNQSSKLAPNPAEIEALFASVVSGEFDAALDAPEVEEVKNPDGVNEIEISHQTGAERRAQRAERSREEDDPDAPTEEEVSSLQFANVDDLPLSLRDEVWSDLDGLDDDADDEDTVKLHKVLADAGMGSRRDMEDLIIQGRVSVNGLPAHIGQRIGPTDQVRINGKPVHRKIQTKPPRVILYHKPAGEIVSQSDPEGRPTVFDRLPKPRQGRWIAVGRLDFNTEGLLLFTTSGELANRLMHPRYGVEREYAVRILGELSQENTSQLKSGITLDDGQAKFLRLAMGGGDGANRWYHVALTEGRNREVRRMFEAVGHTVSRLIRTRYGIFLLPPRLRRGKWEEVEAGGIYNLMKFAGLKMPQASDKARNPNPNNRDRNQSGGDFQPDPMQTSVSYWGSRDALTLASGHTGLTHQGRGGKPAGGGGSGEGRGSFRGRTQGGRPGQGGQGQKRNKGGKVHHGQSAFVTGNPQTPGNGPKRGAPKGRKPFNKGPRKPRNPGESF; via the coding sequence ATGACAAGCTCTAACGAAAACGATTCATCTCCGGTAGTAAACCCATCGGCAACTCCTTCCAATTCAGATTCGGCGCCTTCAAATGCTGAAGGTGCTAAGTTTGAAGGTGGCGAGCGTGGAGAACGCCGCCCACGTCGTCAAGGTACTGGCAAGCATCCATTCAATAAGAAGCGCCCATTCAATAAGGATCGGCCGCGTCGCGAGGGTGGTGATACGAATGGCCCACGCGAAGGTAACGGTAATCAATCTTCTAAGTTAGCGCCTAACCCCGCTGAAATTGAAGCTTTATTTGCTTCAGTAGTATCGGGTGAATTCGATGCCGCTCTAGATGCACCCGAAGTTGAGGAAGTAAAAAATCCAGATGGTGTAAATGAAATTGAGATTTCTCATCAAACTGGCGCAGAGCGTCGTGCGCAGCGCGCAGAACGTTCGCGTGAAGAGGATGATCCAGATGCACCAACTGAGGAAGAGGTAAGTAGTTTGCAATTTGCAAACGTGGATGATTTGCCTTTGAGTTTGCGTGATGAAGTGTGGTCAGATCTTGATGGTCTTGATGATGACGCCGACGATGAAGACACTGTCAAGTTGCATAAGGTATTGGCTGATGCTGGTATGGGTTCGCGTCGCGATATGGAAGACTTGATTATTCAAGGGCGAGTTTCTGTAAATGGCTTGCCTGCCCATATTGGCCAACGTATAGGGCCAACCGATCAAGTTCGCATTAATGGCAAACCTGTTCATCGGAAGATTCAGACAAAGCCACCACGTGTCATTTTGTATCACAAGCCAGCTGGCGAAATTGTTAGCCAATCTGATCCTGAAGGACGTCCAACAGTATTTGATCGTTTGCCTAAGCCACGCCAAGGTCGTTGGATTGCGGTTGGGCGCTTAGACTTTAATACTGAAGGCTTGCTGCTGTTTACTACTTCTGGTGAACTAGCCAATCGTTTGATGCATCCTCGTTATGGGGTTGAACGTGAATATGCCGTTCGAATTTTGGGTGAGCTAAGCCAAGAAAATACTTCCCAGTTAAAGAGCGGTATTACCCTCGATGATGGCCAAGCTAAGTTCCTACGTTTAGCTATGGGTGGAGGGGATGGTGCTAATCGCTGGTATCACGTTGCCTTAACCGAAGGTCGTAATCGCGAAGTACGTCGTATGTTTGAGGCTGTAGGGCATACCGTGTCACGGTTGATTCGTACTCGTTACGGCATTTTCTTATTGCCCCCACGTTTGAGGCGGGGCAAATGGGAGGAAGTGGAAGCTGGTGGTATCTACAACTTGATGAAGTTTGCTGGCTTAAAGATGCCCCAAGCTTCTGATAAGGCACGTAATCCCAACCCAAATAATCGCGATCGAAACCAATCGGGAGGAGATTTCCAGCCTGATCCTATGCAAACCTCGGTTTCTTATTGGGGTTCTCGAGATGCTTTAACTCTTGCTAGTGGTCACACTGGTCTTACCCATCAAGGAAGGGGTGGAAAACCGGCTGGCGGAGGTGGTTCTGGTGAAGGTCGCGGTTCATTCCGCGGGCGCACTCAAGGAGGTAGACCAGGGCAAGGCGGTCAAGGCCAAAAACGCAATAAAGGTGGAAAAGTTCACCATGGTCAGTCTGCCTTCGTGACTGGCAACCCCCAGACTCCAGGAAATGGGCCTAAACGTGGCGCACCAAAAGGGCGCAAACCCTTCAATAAGGGTCCAAGAAAGCCGCGTAATCCGGGCGAAAGCTTCTGA
- a CDS encoding patatin-like phospholipase family protein → MKIPLLPSNTPESLERRRLLGLGIGFGALLGGASLSSCSLIGSKKPVIGLVLGAGAARGFAHVGVIKALEAQGIRPDIVVGSSAGSVIAALLASGATGNDLNRLALNLDEATIADWGLPFAGKFGGLIKGDALQNMVNREVQHKSIEQMRIPLGIVATELQSGKGVLFRTGNTGLAVRASCSVPGVFQPAIISGKEYVDGGLVAPVPVSYARQMGATLVIAVNISSEPVHQDASGTLGILQQTISIMQRSINQYELKSADVVIQPQLKQMSSGDFKSRNAAILAGEVAAQEQMGLIKEKLKS, encoded by the coding sequence ATGAAAATCCCCTTGTTGCCGTCAAATACCCCTGAATCCCTAGAACGTCGCCGACTTCTAGGGCTTGGAATTGGCTTCGGAGCTTTACTTGGAGGCGCGAGCCTAAGTTCATGCAGTCTCATAGGAAGTAAAAAGCCAGTTATTGGCTTGGTTCTTGGTGCTGGAGCCGCACGTGGCTTCGCTCATGTCGGCGTAATCAAAGCCTTGGAAGCGCAAGGCATCAGGCCCGATATTGTTGTTGGCAGTAGCGCAGGGAGCGTGATTGCTGCATTACTTGCATCAGGTGCCACAGGAAATGATCTAAATCGATTAGCCTTGAACCTAGATGAAGCCACCATTGCCGACTGGGGACTGCCATTCGCCGGCAAATTCGGTGGCCTGATTAAAGGCGATGCCCTGCAAAATATGGTGAATCGCGAGGTCCAGCATAAATCGATTGAACAAATGCGCATTCCATTAGGTATCGTTGCCACAGAATTGCAATCCGGCAAAGGAGTGCTGTTTCGCACCGGAAACACAGGCTTAGCAGTGCGTGCATCCTGCAGTGTTCCTGGGGTATTTCAGCCGGCTATCATCAGCGGAAAAGAATATGTTGATGGCGGTTTAGTTGCACCAGTTCCGGTAAGTTATGCCAGGCAAATGGGGGCAACGCTGGTGATTGCAGTCAACATCTCTTCTGAGCCAGTACATCAAGATGCGAGTGGAACCTTGGGGATCTTGCAGCAAACAATATCCATCATGCAACGAAGCATTAATCAATATGAGTTAAAAAGCGCTGATGTAGTGATTCAACCGCAGTTAAAACAGATGAGTAGCGGTGATTTCAAATCTAGGAATGCCGCCATTCTTGCGGGCGAAGTGGCTGCCCAAGAGCAAATGGGGTTGATCAAAGAAAAGTTAAAAAGCTAA